The following nucleotide sequence is from Nitrospira defluvii.
AGGGCATCCAGCACCGGCTGAGGAACGGGAAACGGGACCACCGGCCCCGCCAGCAATGTCAGATGCACGCCTTTAAGCACCGGGGACTCCTGTGGTTCCCTCCGGCAACGCAATGTCGATGGCGCGGTCCAGGGTCTCCGTAAGCTCGTCGGGCCGCACCGCGTCGTTTGCATCACACAACCGCCAATACTGCTCCGGATCGCCCATGTAGGTCGCCGCCAGATGATCCAACCGTTCGCCGCCCGCCACCCGATGCTGTTGCACCACGGTAAATCGTTCGCTGCCCGGGACGAAGCGGCGGCGCAGATGCACCACCATCGTGCCGTCGGCGGTCACGAGCGACGCCGTCTTCACGTTGTAATAGCGACTGGTCGGCGGAAAGGAATTGGCTTTCAGCGCCCTGTCTAATAAGGCCTGCAATGGATCGCTCATCTGCTGCCCCTTCTCTGGTGTTGCCTGCTCAAGAAATGCCCGTGAGCCCAAGCGTCCCCAGCGTTCCGCCCTGGGCCTTTGCACGCAGCCCTTCCTTTTGCTGCAGATAACTCATGAACAAACTGCCCGCCTTGTGGGTGAACCCCACATCGTCGATCGACAGCACTCTCATGCCCAGACTGACCTTCGCGCGGATCGGATTGAGGTTCGGATCGAAGGCCTCTTCGGTCACGCTGAACTCGGTCAGCCGCACCGGGATGACTCGATGTTGGCCGAAGACAAACAGCGGCAACGCGGTCTCCATAGGAAGAATCTCGAGCGTTCCCAAACTAGACAACGTATGGTTCGTCGTTAATTGTCCCGTGCTGGGATACAGCAGGGTTTCGAGCGCCGCCAGCTGTGGGTAAATTCCCGATTCGCCGACCGTGCGATCGCCGGCCTCCATGTCGTCGGTCGCGTCGATTTCCGCCTCCAGCTTAATGGTCTCCACCGCCGGTCCTTTCAACCGGAGCGCCTCGGACCGATCGCCTCCCTCGCTCACCCCTTGTATTTGAAGGCTGCGGCTGAGGGATTCCGGGTTGTACTGGAGCGCAATAATCCGCTGCACCTGGGCCGTGGCGGGATCGATCAGCACGATCCCACCCTTCAGGAGTTTCGGAGAACCGGAAAAGGATGTCATGGTCTACACACCTCTCAGCTCATCGGTTCGAGCGAATACTTCGACCGCCGTCTTTCTCGATCCAACCACTTACGGCAGAATGATTCCGTTCCCCATGGCCACCGCACGAATCACCGCCTGCGACACCTGGAACATGGTGCCCTTCCCCGCGAGATCAGCGGGACAGGCGGTCCCCACGCAGAACGGGACAGTGCCCTTCACGCCCGTCAGTTTGCGGATCTCGGCAAAGACCCCGTTATCGAGCGTCTTCACACATCCGCTACTGACGGCATCGTGCGGATTG
It contains:
- a CDS encoding LysM domain-containing protein; the protein is MSDPLQALLDRALKANSFPPTSRYYNVKTASLVTADGTMVVHLRRRFVPGSERFTVVQQHRVAGGERLDHLAATYMGDPEQYWRLCDANDAVRPDELTETLDRAIDIALPEGTTGVPGA